In Gossypium raimondii isolate GPD5lz chromosome 12, ASM2569854v1, whole genome shotgun sequence, a single window of DNA contains:
- the LOC105764151 gene encoding nucleolin 2 has protein sequence MFCEQSMTLFLANFPFTLQESDDSEDDSSDESEDEQPAAKKSKVAPDSGKAAKVKKVSSSEEEESEESSDDDEESDDEKTPKKKDTDVEMLDATTPQKNAKQQEVRSGKKAPQTPATPQVQSTGSKTSFVGNLSFQIEQDEIKNFFKDAGELVDIRLATDAEGNFKGYGHVEFATAEAAQKALELNGEYLMNRAVRLDLARERGAYTPHSSNGNNSFQKGGRGNVRTIYVRGFDQSLGQDEIKNSLKEHFGPCGEISRVAIPVDWETGGVKGYAYLDFNDGDSFNKALVPWVAHGISQS, from the exons ATGTTCTGTGAACAAAGCATGACTCTTTTTCTTGCTAACTTCCCTTTCACATTGCAGGAAAGCGATGATAGTGAGGATGATAGCTCTGATGAAAGTGAGGATGAACAACCAGCTGCTAAAAag TCCAAGGTTGCTCCGGATAGTGGTAAAGCTGCTAAAGTTAAAAAGGTAAGCAGTAGTGAAGAGGAGGAATCTGAAGAATCATCCGATGATGATGAGGAAAGTGATGATGAAAAAACTCCAAAGAAAAAA GACACAGATGTAGAAATGTTGGATGCTACGACCCCACAGAAAAATGCCAAGCAGCAGGAAGTAAGATCTGGGAAGAAAGCT CCCCAAACTCCTGCAACTCCTCAAGTTCAATCTACTGGATCAAAGACTTCATTTGTTGGAAACTTATCTTTCCAAATTGAACAAGATGAAAT AAAGAATTTCTTTAAGGATGCTGGTGAGCTTGTGGATATACGTCTTGCCACTGATGCTGAAGGGAACTTTAAGGGGTATGGACATGTTGAATTTGCTACTGCAGAGGCTGCACAGAAG GCCTTAGAATTGAATGGTGAATATTTGATGAACCGTGCTGTTAGACTTGATCTGGCGCGTGAAAGGGGTGCATATACACCACATAGCAG CAATGGGAACAATTCGTTCCAAAAAGGTGGAAGAGGTAACGTTCGAACAATATATGTCAGAGGATTTGATCAGTCTCTTGGTCAGGATGAG ATTAAGAATTCGTTGAAAGAGCACTTTGGTCCTTGCGGAGAGATTTCTAGGGTTGCAATACCAGTAGATTGGGAAACTGGTGGTGTGAAAGG TTATGCTTATTTGGATTTCAACGACGGAGATAGTTTCAACAAAGCTCTAGTGccatgggttgcgcatgggatCTCGCAATCATGA